The DNA window TCACAATCCCACACTTCTGACTCGCTACTTTCAACAAATGTTTCCTCATCATATGCATTTTCTCCTTCATACTCAACAGCATATTCCTTGCACCTGCGAATCACATCTGCAGTTAATTCTGGTGATTCAACATCATCTGTTCCCTTGCCATTATGCAAGAGGTCAGAAGGATGGTCCTTGAAAGCAAGATTGAGTTTTTCCGCTAGGGATTCCTGACACTCTTCTTCCTCATCCAAGTAATCGCTATGTTTTTCATTATCAGAGGCATATTCCTGAAGTTCAAGCTGTATGAATACCGTCAGCATGATAGTTTTAAAAAGTAAGACAACAGAAGTTTACTATCAGTAAAGGAGTCAACTTCAGTTGCTTTCTAGAATCTATAGAATGCAGAGATGTGTGGCCCCTTAACCTTTTGCCAATGCGCAAGGCATGTCACAACGACTTCAGGTGGGAAGGCGTGCCTTGACATGAGGTATGTGCCTTAGCGCCTTAAATGCATTAAAAATAGTCACTTTGATATATCTTTTTCTGACTATGGATAAAATATAGTAACCTAACTAGTTTTTTGTCTCTTGGTTCAACGTATTCACTTGAAAATAGTTCCTAAGCTAATTGAGAATAAAATCCCAAGTTCCATTTTATTGAATTTCACAAAAGTGATACACATACTTTAAGGAAATGATAAACAACACTCACCAAGTCAAACTGCTCGTCTAAAGGACGTCGAACTCTTGGCTTCTCATCGACTAATCCTGAATTAGCATCCACATTTTCTGGCCCAACAAAATTACCACTTTGAGTGTGACCAGCCATTGATTCCCCCGCGGGGTTCAACTTCGCATCAATATCGTCATCAAATGCTCCTTCTAAGAGATTCGCTCTGACAACGAAATCCTCTTCCAGGTCCTCCACATCAGATTCGAACTTGGACGAATCACTGTCATCAAGCATGGCTGCCACGTCAGCATCTAAGACTTTCTGTAACCTCACACCGACTGTCTTAGCCGCAACACTATAGATGATTGATTTCTCTATGGAAACATCATTTATCTTGTGGACTTCAACCCGCGAAGAGTCGTATGCCTATCAAGTGATACAagtaaatgaagaaataaatattgtgtacatgctgtaatcaagaaaaataaaaatcttgtaATTTTTGAAGTCAtacagaaacaataatcaactgattataattACGATAAGATTTTTTAACACTGAACAGATACAACTCCATATGGAATTACCGAAAGTTTTTTCATCTCATCTTTTCACCAAGTTCTACACGTAGTACTTGTGAAACTCACATTATAAACAACCAGCCGCTTTCGAGATAATCGTTTTCCGGTTGGAAGAAATATAGATAGGGTATACTCTTTACCAAAAAAATGGGACGATATATATTCACAATTCATAggatcataaaaataaaaataagatcAAACTGAACACAACACATTGCTAaaaaagacagaaagaaagaGTTCAACAATCTGAAGGTCGATAgtaaataaaatcaaaaaaatatttagtcCATTTACCTTTACATCTCGCGGGAGCTGCGTGAAGCTAGCCTTGGGATTATCATAATACATCGAACCACCGCCCTTATTCTTGATCTCCCGCAAGTGAAGCAGATAATCGTACCCATCATCCGGAAACCCCAGCTCCATAATCTCCTTTCGCACGTGATCAGGTAACGCCGCATTTTGATCCTTGTGATTACTAGATCCCCATGAATCATAATTCCCATCCTCGTAATCGCCACCACTATCTTCCGGTGCATCGGCAAAAATCAAATTAGGATTCCTGAGAGATATATCGTCCTTCGGCTCTCCGTCACCAGTGAAAGAGTCGAGTGCGTAGCCATTATTGTCTACCCGCACGAAGACCCGGTCACCGGAGGGATCTGAAGTGTAATTCGGGTCAGATGTATCTCTGGACAAGAGCTGGAATGTCGCGGACTTCTTCTTGTCGATGAATTTCTTTTTATTGCCCATCTATTGCTTAGCTTA is part of the Primulina eburnea isolate SZY01 chromosome 1, ASM2296580v1, whole genome shotgun sequence genome and encodes:
- the LOC140840743 gene encoding uncharacterized protein, with product MGNKKKFIDKKKSATFQLLSRDTSDPNYTSDPSGDRVFVRVDNNGYALDSFTGDGEPKDDISLRNPNLIFADAPEDSGGDYEDGNYDSWGSSNHKDQNAALPDHVRKEIMELGFPDDGYDYLLHLREIKNKGGGSMYYDNPKASFTQLPRDVKAYDSSRVEVHKINDVSIEKSIIYSVAAKTVGVRLQKVLDADVAAMLDDSDSSKFESDVEDLEEDFVVRANLLEGAFDDDIDAKLNPAGESMAGHTQSGNFVGPENVDANSGLVDEKPRVRRPLDEQFDLLELQEYASDNEKHSDYLDEEEECQESLAEKLNLAFKDHPSDLLHNGKGTDDVESPELTADVIRRCKEYAVEYEGENAYDEETFVESSESEVWDCESIVSTYSTLDNHPGKIGAPEARRKKKLAETIFGVSAAPTQVIALKGKEKIPMDFLPHSRKNVEHKSNDEKDANSRRAALQKSKPLSQESKEEKKERKDAVKLERREARQRKKEMKVLYKSEAQNAQKVAAFTGPSSIHLM